The following coding sequences lie in one Nitrospirota bacterium genomic window:
- a CDS encoding HAD family hydrolase, producing MRPTTIGLDFVETLYSVDTQNLPEVEFGGRPFRSTIPLTFELVRAQARDLTLDRYCQAVFEAYRDAEVEREATSREILSDDIYRKIVRSVLPAGTAEDLALEVGRLHRTHLATALVLPREHVAMLKQLRERFALGVISNFDSTSVVETVLRRDGIADLFAAVVISAEVGWRKPHARIFQTFTDRLGVEPSEVLFVGDHYRYDVVGARKAGMQAVWLGKSGDHGMPPESDRASTLAALTELPAYIDSLS from the coding sequence ATGAGACCCACCACCATCGGCTTGGATTTCGTCGAGACTCTCTATTCCGTGGACACTCAAAATCTGCCTGAAGTCGAATTCGGCGGACGTCCCTTCAGGAGCACCATACCCCTGACGTTCGAGTTGGTGAGGGCTCAGGCCCGCGATCTCACCCTGGATCGTTACTGCCAGGCCGTGTTCGAGGCGTACCGGGATGCCGAAGTGGAACGCGAGGCGACCTCCAGGGAGATTTTATCCGACGACATCTACAGAAAGATCGTGCGCTCCGTCCTCCCGGCGGGAACGGCCGAGGATCTTGCCTTGGAGGTCGGCCGGCTCCATAGAACCCATCTCGCCACAGCACTGGTCCTCCCCCGGGAGCACGTGGCCATGCTGAAACAGCTCCGGGAAAGATTCGCCCTTGGGGTCATCTCGAACTTCGACTCAACCTCAGTAGTGGAAACGGTGCTTCGGCGGGACGGGATCGCCGACCTCTTTGCGGCCGTCGTCATCTCGGCGGAAGTCGGCTGGCGCAAGCCCCACGCCAGGATATTCCAAACTTTCACCGATCGGCTCGGTGTCGAGCCGTCGGAAGTGCTTTTTGTCGGCGATCACTACCGATACGACGTCGTCGGCGCCCGGAAGGCCGGAATGCAGGCGGTATGGCTCGGCAAGAGCGGCGACCACGGCATGCCCCCGGAATCGGACCGTGCATCCACTCTGGCTGCGCTCACTGAATTGCCCGCCTACATCGACTCGCTCTCGTAA
- a CDS encoding phosphoglucomutase/phosphomannomutase family protein produces the protein MGGADVQFGTDGWRGIIADNFTFERVDRVARAITRFLLQEKKSRPAPVGGSKPAAARPSHPGAVVIGYDTRFQSDRFAECAAQAAAATGAKVLLADRFVTTPMVSLAVKRLGAAGGIVVTASHNPPIYNGLKVKASYGGPAIGNMIQKIELNYARMPKRPPTKPGVAPIKLIDLTNVYADYLNEVIQWEPIKKLSLRLAVDYMYGAGQRYFSRFVQGHVSEVIELRADCNPGFNGVAPEPLEHKLETLKKTVVEHRLDAGFAFDGDADRIAAVDDLGRYVDSHRIFALLLEYLWNHKKIRGKVGKTFSSTSMVDKIAKKLGATVKETPIGFKHICEQMLKDDVFIGGEESGGVGMKHHMMERDGFFCALLLLEYSAISGRKLSQLVDDLHNRFGPHHFTREDVHWQKLTVPRERLYASLKKKLGTQIAGRKIERMDDMDGLKVFFDNGDWLLFRFSGTEPTLRIYAEMSQPSQLTESIAQAKVIVAKL, from the coding sequence GTGGGTGGGGCGGACGTCCAATTCGGAACCGACGGCTGGCGCGGCATCATCGCGGACAATTTCACGTTCGAGCGCGTCGACCGCGTCGCCCGCGCGATCACGCGTTTTCTGCTCCAGGAAAAAAAGAGCCGCCCCGCCCCGGTTGGCGGCAGCAAGCCGGCTGCGGCACGACCGAGCCACCCTGGCGCCGTGGTCATTGGATACGACACGCGCTTCCAGTCCGATCGCTTCGCGGAATGCGCAGCTCAAGCCGCCGCCGCCACGGGCGCGAAAGTTCTCCTGGCCGACCGTTTTGTCACCACCCCCATGGTCTCCCTCGCCGTCAAGCGCCTCGGCGCGGCTGGCGGTATCGTGGTCACCGCCAGCCACAACCCACCGATCTACAACGGCCTCAAAGTGAAAGCCTCCTACGGCGGGCCTGCCATCGGCAACATGATCCAGAAAATCGAACTGAACTACGCTCGGATGCCCAAGCGCCCCCCCACAAAGCCCGGGGTTGCCCCGATCAAATTGATCGATCTTACTAATGTTTATGCCGATTACCTAAACGAAGTCATCCAGTGGGAACCCATCAAGAAGCTCAGCCTGCGCCTAGCCGTGGACTATATGTACGGTGCCGGCCAGCGGTATTTCTCGCGCTTCGTTCAGGGGCATGTTTCCGAGGTGATCGAACTTAGGGCCGATTGCAACCCGGGGTTCAATGGAGTGGCGCCGGAACCCCTGGAACACAAATTGGAGACCCTCAAGAAGACCGTTGTGGAGCACCGGCTCGACGCGGGGTTCGCGTTCGATGGCGATGCCGACCGGATTGCCGCGGTGGACGATCTCGGGCGATACGTCGATTCCCATCGCATCTTCGCCCTGCTCCTCGAATACCTCTGGAACCACAAGAAAATCCGTGGGAAGGTCGGCAAAACCTTTTCTTCCACGTCCATGGTGGACAAGATTGCGAAAAAACTGGGGGCAACCGTCAAGGAGACCCCGATCGGGTTCAAACACATCTGCGAACAGATGCTCAAGGACGACGTCTTCATCGGCGGCGAGGAAAGCGGCGGCGTGGGCATGAAGCACCACATGATGGAACGCGACGGCTTCTTCTGCGCTCTCCTCCTCCTGGAGTACAGCGCCATCTCGGGGCGGAAACTGAGTCAGCTGGTGGACGACCTCCATAACCGCTTCGGGCCGCATCACTTCACCCGGGAAGACGTCCATTGGCAGAAGCTCACCGTCCCCCGCGAACGGCTCTACGCCTCGCTCAAGAAGAAGCTGGGCACCCAGATTGCAGGCCGAAAGATCGAGCGCATGGACGACATGGACGGCCTGAAGGTCTTTTTCGACAACGGCGATTGGCTCTTGTTTCGCTTTAGCGGTACCGAGCCAACCCTACGAATATACGCTGAAATGTCACAGCCTTCTCAGCTCACAGAGTCGATCGCCCAGGCGAAGGTAATCGTCGCCAAGCTCTAG